A single Oncorhynchus kisutch isolate 150728-3 linkage group LG19, Okis_V2, whole genome shotgun sequence DNA region contains:
- the LOC109865023 gene encoding THO complex subunit 3 has product MASRYYQEMQESFRNNNKSREFPAHSAKVHSVAWSCDGRRLASGSFDKTASVFVLEKDRLVKENNYRGHGDSVDQLCWHPTNPDVFVTASGDKTIRIWDVRTTKCTATVNTKGENINICWSPDGQTIAVGNKDDVVTFIDVKSHRSRAEEQFKFEVNEISWNNDNNMFFLTNGNGCINILSYPELKPIQSINAHPSNCICIKFDPTGKYFATGSADALVSLWTVEELVCVRCFSRLDWPVRTLSFSHDGKMLASASEDHFIDIAEVETGEKLWEVQCESPTFTVAWHPKRPLLAYACDDKEGKYDNNREAGTVKLFGLPNDS; this is encoded by the exons ATGGCGTCCAGATATTATCAAGAGATGCAAGAGAGTTTCAGAAATAACAACAAAAGCAGGGAATTCCCTGCGCATAGCGCTAAAGTTCATTCAGTAGCATGGAGTTGCGACGGCAGGAGGTTGGCATCTGGATCTTTTGATAAAACAGCAAGCGTATTTGTCTTGGAAAAAGACCGtttg GTGAAAGAGAACAACTACAGAGGCCATGGAGACAGTGTTGATCAGCTGTGTTGGCATCCTACCAATCCAGACGTGTTTGTCACTGCATCAGGGGACAAGACCATACGCATCTGGGACGTCAGAACAACAAAGTGCACGGCTACTGTCAACACTAAAG GGGAAAACATCAACATCTGCTGGAGTCCCGACGGCCAAACGATAGCCGTTGGGAACAAGGATGATGTGGTTACCTTCATCGACGTCAAATCACACCGGTCACGAGCTGAGGAGCAGTTTAAGTTTGAAGTCAACGAGATCTCGTGGAATAATGACAACAACATGTTCTTTCTCACCAATGGAAACGGGTGCATCAACATCTTGAG TTACCCCGAGCTGAAGCCCATCCAGTCGATCAACGCCCATCCCTCCAACTGCATCTGCATCAAGTTTGACCCCACGGGGAAGTACTTTGCCACAGGAAGTGCAGATGCCCTGGTCAGTCTGTGGACCGTTGAAGAACTGGTCTGTGTTCGCTGTTTTTCCAG GTTGGACTGGCCAGTGAGAACATTGAGTTTCAGCCATGATGGGAAGATGCTGGCTTCAGCCTCCGAGGACCACTTCATAGACATAGCAGAGGTTGAAACAG GAGAGAAGCTGTGGGAGGTCCAGTGTGAGTCTCCTACGTTCACAGTAGCCTGGCATCCTAAGAGACCGCTGCTGGCCTACGCATGTGATGACAAGGAAGGGAAGTACGACAACAATAGAGAGGCAGGCACTGTCAAACTGTTTGGATTACCTAATGATTCCTGA